The Pseudomonas baetica genome includes a region encoding these proteins:
- a CDS encoding caspase family protein, producing MDEHEQIELTKGAGFSSGHALIIAISNYPKVRPLPAAVLNDARDMFATLTSPSHCGFDPANVRVLVDSQATLEAIRRELDGLAKRATLDDTVMIFFSGHGARFDDSADAASALIPVDCDPENFSASTLPEAEFSSALARIKARRLVVFIDACHSGASTSFKDINDTPAALGFSEKSLARLAEGAGRVLVASSRASEFSLVLGGARNSLFTEHLLGALRGEARTHGDGLIRVFEVFNYVAEKVRMAAPGQQHPIFKASDLEDNFPIALDCGGAKNIAYIGSYSLDHEIWRQLEEIFCDLYPAGPQDQEIWLRAGGDTSRLRLTGSGRANWFTALRTMRQGGGGSGINQASLIKAALEEFPHHQELIQLQG from the coding sequence ATGGACGAGCATGAGCAAATAGAGCTGACTAAAGGTGCCGGTTTTTCGAGCGGTCACGCCCTAATTATCGCCATATCAAACTATCCCAAGGTTCGACCACTGCCAGCTGCAGTGCTGAACGACGCGCGTGACATGTTCGCCACGCTGACGTCCCCCTCGCACTGCGGCTTTGACCCGGCCAATGTAAGGGTATTAGTGGACAGCCAAGCGACACTGGAGGCTATTCGCCGAGAACTTGATGGGCTCGCAAAACGGGCCACGCTCGACGACACAGTGATGATCTTCTTTTCGGGGCACGGAGCTCGTTTTGACGATTCGGCTGACGCGGCAAGTGCATTGATTCCAGTCGACTGCGATCCAGAAAATTTTTCCGCGAGTACTCTACCGGAGGCTGAGTTTTCTTCAGCTCTTGCCCGCATCAAAGCCAGACGACTTGTGGTTTTTATCGACGCGTGCCATTCCGGCGCGAGTACAAGCTTCAAAGACATCAACGATACTCCTGCAGCACTAGGTTTTAGCGAGAAATCGTTAGCCCGATTGGCTGAGGGGGCCGGACGTGTTCTGGTCGCATCGTCTCGGGCATCCGAGTTTTCACTCGTGCTTGGAGGTGCTCGTAACAGCCTCTTCACCGAACACCTATTGGGGGCGTTGCGCGGTGAAGCTCGTACGCATGGTGATGGACTAATTAGGGTGTTTGAGGTTTTCAACTACGTCGCAGAAAAAGTACGAATGGCAGCGCCTGGGCAACAACATCCAATCTTCAAGGCGAGCGATCTTGAGGATAATTTTCCTATTGCTTTGGATTGCGGCGGTGCGAAGAATATAGCTTACATTGGTAGCTATAGCCTAGATCACGAAATCTGGCGCCAATTGGAAGAAATTTTCTGTGACCTCTATCCTGCTGGCCCGCAGGATCAAGAAATCTGGTTGCGCGCCGGCGGGGACACCTCTCGTCTCCGTCTAACCGGTTCCGGGCGTGCAAACTGGTTTACTGCACTACGCACTATGCGACAAGGTGGAGGGGGGAGTGGTATCAACCAAGCTTCACTTATCAAGGCGGCTTTGGAAGAGTTCCCTCACCATCAAGAACTGATCCAACTTCAGGGATAA
- a CDS encoding effector-associated domain EAD1-containing protein, with protein sequence MRNASPEESIEIALELAEPRVLRIAAEQVANEPRLIGTLNFATRPAQELWNYAISINAEAWQGPLYPQRSFFTVIQNLLDGGAASIELVTSLSKSPLADLSGFPRAAEVWHRLPDLARANCLRATATVWLQRAVEGDACKPDPELETAILNSNGLDSTLQSLAASFGKIVRIIESLDSFDEHRFIRWFDDWILLRHQVAIADAQALGKIILSRRWAQAVDKLVPLVRQGRADVKPALVICQTMVSLFWRLLLGLSSAAQTDKWAVLEELAAYLYPNGPDEAGLWDRAGGRDADLESFGTGRNRWRAAIGQIQRGRGPRVSRLLEEMRRDFYSNDQIRELQASRIF encoded by the coding sequence CATTGCTGCAGAGCAAGTTGCGAACGAACCGCGATTAATAGGTACGCTCAACTTTGCAACCAGACCAGCTCAAGAGCTATGGAACTATGCCATTTCTATCAACGCTGAAGCGTGGCAAGGGCCGCTTTACCCACAACGCTCTTTCTTTACTGTCATTCAGAACTTGCTCGACGGAGGGGCGGCTAGCATCGAGCTAGTCACCTCACTATCCAAATCTCCACTCGCTGACCTCAGCGGATTCCCTCGGGCTGCAGAGGTCTGGCACCGACTACCAGACCTGGCAAGGGCCAACTGCTTACGAGCTACGGCAACAGTTTGGCTACAGCGCGCTGTGGAAGGTGATGCCTGTAAACCCGACCCGGAGCTTGAAACCGCGATCCTAAACTCTAACGGCCTGGATAGCACACTACAAAGTTTGGCTGCGAGTTTCGGTAAGATTGTTCGTATTATTGAGAGCTTAGACAGTTTCGATGAGCATCGTTTCATTCGCTGGTTTGATGACTGGATCTTGTTGCGGCACCAAGTGGCCATCGCTGATGCACAGGCACTAGGCAAAATCATCCTTAGTCGTCGGTGGGCGCAAGCAGTGGACAAACTGGTTCCGCTTGTGCGGCAGGGACGAGCTGATGTGAAGCCGGCGTTGGTAATATGTCAAACCATGGTCAGCCTTTTTTGGCGATTGTTGCTCGGCTTGTCGTCAGCTGCCCAAACGGATAAGTGGGCAGTTCTCGAAGAACTTGCGGCGTATCTTTATCCAAATGGGCCGGATGAGGCCGGGTTATGGGATCGGGCAGGAGGACGCGACGCCGATTTGGAAAGCTTTGGCACTGGCCGAAATCGGTGGCGAGCTGCGATTGGACAGATCCAGCGAGGACGTGGACCCCGTGTAAGCAGGTTACTCGAAGAAATGCGCAGGGACTTCTACTCAAATGACCAAATCCGCGAACTGCAAGCGAGCCGGATATTCTGA